GCAGTTTTTAACACATAGGCACATAGATTTACATAGACCACATAGAGGGAACCAAATTCCCTATGTGTTCTATGTGTTTCTATGTGTTCTATGTGTTTCCTATGTTTCCTATGTGTTTCCCTATGTGTCCTATGTGTCCTATGTGTTTCCTATATCTATAGCCAGTTGGGTATTTGCATTCACAATAATCTTTCCTAAATTCACTCTAAATGTAAAAACACCTGTGTATGATTACCCGGAAAATGATTGATGATCTTTCATTCCAGATAATTGGTTGTGCAATTGAGGTACACAAATTCCTTGGTCCCGGACTGCTTGAATCTGTATATGAAAAATGCCTTCGCCAGGAACTGAAATTAAAAGGCTTTTCAGTTTCAAGTCAGTCAAATGTTCCTCTCAAATACAAAGGCATGCGTTTGGATTGTGATCTGCGGTATGATATTCTGGTTGAAAATCTGGTACTGGTTGAATTAAAATCCGTTGAATTTCTTCATCCGGTTTTTAGGGCCCAGCTCCTCACTTATATGAAACTTCTGAAAATTCCCAAAGGGATACTACTTAACTTTTACTGTTCCAATATTTTCAAAGAAGGCCAGTATACGTTCGTGAACGAATACTATTCTTCTCTGCCAGACTGAATCCCCTGAAACTGTGTCTCACATTTTGGATGAAGCACCTGTTTTCAGCAGTTGCTCATCAATAATTTTTTTAAACATTGCTTTGGTTTCTTCACGGGTACGCGCTATTCCGGAAGATCCAAAGATCTGTCCATTTACCGGGCAGAAAAGAAAGGCCGGTATTCCCTGAATGCCAATTTCGGCCGCCAGTTGCTGTTCCTTCTGTGTGTCAACCTTGTAAATATAGATCTTGCCGGCATATTCCCTTGCCAGTTCTTCCATAACCGGCGCAGCCATGCGACAGGGGCCGCACCAGTCAGCATAAAAGTCCACAATGCAGGGTTTGTCGCCCAGATATTTCAGCCCGTTCGGATCATCGATATAATTGACAACCCTGGCCAGAAACTGAGCCCTGGTTAAATGAATGGGTGCACCAACCGAAACCGAATCCTTTGCCAAAGCTTTCTTTTCTCCTGAGGCATCCTTGCCCGGAGCTGCCTTTCCATTGCCGCATGATGTACCCAACGTAAGTATTCCAAGCATTCCTGCTACCAGAATATTTTTCAGCAGTTGCGTCTTTGATTTCATATATTTCAGGTTTTTATTCATCATTTAAGATGACACAAAAATAGAAATAAAAAATATTATATGCAAATATCTATATATTTATATAATATTCTAATATTCATCAATTCCTATCAGGTCTCTGATCACAACGGAGGCGCACCAGGCACCAAACATAGCCGGCATGTACGATACGGTTCCTGCCACTGTGCGTTTGTTCTGTTCACCGCTTACCCAGTCAAGCACTTTCTGCGGTAATGTCTCCGGAGAAAACACAGTTTTAATTCCTTCTCTTACGCCAAGTTTATGCAGATGCTTTCGCACGTAATGTGCCAGTCGGCAATTGTAAGTTTCTGATATGTCAGCCACCTGAATAAGCCCCGGGTCAAATTTATTCCCTGATCCCATGGAACTGACCACCCGAAACTTTCTTTGACAGCAGTGATAGAGAAAAAACACCTTTGGGGAGAGGGTATCGATGGCATCAATCACATAATCAAACTCAGCCTGATCGAGCAAGGCAGGAATAGCATCATCTTTCAGAAAAGTTTTGACTACCGTGAGGTTCAGATCCGGATTGATATCTTTTAACCTTGCGGCCATAACATCAGCCTTTGGCATTCCTTCAGTGCTCAGGAGAGCCGGCAGTTGGCGGTTCCGGTTGGAAGCCGTAATGAGGTCGTGGTCTGCAATGGTCAGATTTCCAATTCCACCCCTCACAATAAGTTCCGCAGCCCAGGATCCCACGCCCCCCAATCC
This genomic stretch from Bacteroidales bacterium harbors:
- a CDS encoding GxxExxY protein — protein: MITRKMIDDLSFQIIGCAIEVHKFLGPGLLESVYEKCLRQELKLKGFSVSSQSNVPLKYKGMRLDCDLRYDILVENLVLVELKSVEFLHPVFRAQLLTYMKLLKIPKGILLNFYCSNIFKEGQYTFVNEYYSSLPD
- a CDS encoding tRNA threonylcarbamoyladenosine dehydratase — its product is MNDWLKRTRLMLGDEKMAKLQRSHVLIAGLGGVGSWAAELIVRGGIGNLTIADHDLITASNRNRQLPALLSTEGMPKADVMAARLKDINPDLNLTVVKTFLKDDAIPALLDQAEFDYVIDAIDTLSPKVFFLYHCCQRKFRVVSSMGSGNKFDPGLIQVADISETYNCRLAHYVRKHLHKLGVREGIKTVFSPETLPQKVLDWVSGEQNKRTVAGTVSYMPAMFGAWCASVVIRDLIGIDEY
- a CDS encoding redoxin domain-containing protein → MLGILTLGTSCGNGKAAPGKDASGEKKALAKDSVSVGAPIHLTRAQFLARVVNYIDDPNGLKYLGDKPCIVDFYADWCGPCRMAAPVMEELAREYAGKIYIYKVDTQKEQQLAAEIGIQGIPAFLFCPVNGQIFGSSGIARTREETKAMFKKIIDEQLLKTGASSKM